One region of Primulina tabacum isolate GXHZ01 chromosome 17, ASM2559414v2, whole genome shotgun sequence genomic DNA includes:
- the LOC142530817 gene encoding squalene monooxygenase SE1-like isoform X1, whose translation MDEYIVGTVSAFTMGVVLFYVLRRKTVESLRKRDRESATVDNGYEIRSEQMNGERSPDEGSDPDVIVVGAGVAGAALAYTLGKDGRHVRVIERDLSEQDRIVGELLQPGGYLKLIELGLEDCVENIDAQRVVGYALFKDGKNTKLSYPLENFHSDVAGRSFHNGRFVQRMREKATTLPNVQLEQGTVTSLLEENGTIKGVQYKTKAGQELNAYAPLTIVCDGCFSNLRRSLCDPKVDIPSCFVGLVLENCQLPCPNHGHVILADPSPVLFYPISSTEIRCLVDIPGKKLPSLASGKMAEYLKTVIAPQVPSELHDAFISAVDKGNIKTMPNRSMPAAPYPAKGALLMGDAFNMRHPLTGGGMTVALSDIVVLQNLLRPLRDLKDADSLCKYLESFYTLRKPVASTINTLAGALHKVFCASSDQARKEMRQACFDYLSLGGVCSRGPVALLSGLNPRPLSLVIHFFAVAMYGVGRLLVPFPSVSRLWMGVRLILGASSIILPIIKAEGVRQMFFPATVPAYYRAAPAK comes from the exons ATGGATGAGTACATTGTGGGAACTGTCTCTGCTTTTACGATGGGAGTGGTTCTTTTCTACGTTTTGCGAAGAAAGACCGTGGAATCTTTGCGGAAGAGGGACCGTGAAAGTGCAACTGTGGACAATGGGTACGAGATTCGGAGTGAGCAGATGAACGGGGAACGCAGCCCAGATGAAGGGTCCGACCCGGATGTTATTGTAGTGGGTGCTGGAGTTGCCGGAGCTGCTCTGGCTTATACACTTGGGAAG GATGGACGACATGTACGTGTCATTGAAAGAGATTTATCAGAGCAGGATAGAATCGTTGGTGAGCTCCTACAGCCAGGGGGATACCTCAAACTGATCGAGTTGGGCCTTGAAG ACTGCGTTGAGAATATTGATGCCCAACGTGTGGTCGGATATGCTCTTTTCAAGGATGGGAAAAACACTAAATTGTCATATCCCTTGGAAAACTTCCACTCAGATGTTGCTGGAAGAAGTTTTCACAATGGACGATTTGTTCAGAGGATGAGAGAGAAGGCAACTACTCTTCCCAA TGTACAACTAGAGCAAGGTACTGTAACATCTTTGCTCGAGGAGAACGGAACTATAAAAGGCGTGCAATACAAAACTAAAGCCGGCCAAGAGCTTAATGCTTATGCTCCTCTTACAATTGTTTGCGATGGATGCTTCTCTAATTTGAGACGTTCACTTTGCGACCCAAAG GTGGATATTCCTTCATGTTTTGTTGGTTTGGTATTGGAGAACTGTCAACTCCCATGTCCAAATCATGGGCATGTTATTTTAGCCGATCCCTCTCCAGTCTTGTTTTATCCAATTAGTAGCACCGAAATTCGCTGCTTGGTTGATATACCCGGTAAAAAACTCCCTTCTCTTGCTAGTGGGAAAATGGCAGAGTATTTGAAAACAGTAATAGCTCCTCAG GTTCCATCAGAGCTTCATGATGCGTTCATATCTGCGGTTGATAAAGGAAATATAAAAACAATGCCGAACAGAAGCATGCCAGCAGCTCCTTATCCTGCTAAGGGGGCTCTATTGATGGGCGATGCTTTCAATATGCGCCATCCTTTGACAGGTGGAGGAATGACTGTGGCATTGTCTGACATTGTCGTATTACAAAATCTTCTTAGGCCCTTGCGTGACTTGAAGGATGCCGATTCATTGTGTAAATATCTCGAGTCATTCTACACTCTACGTAAG CCAGTGGCATCAACTATTAACACATTGGCTGGGGCCTTGCACAAAGTGTTCTGTGCCTCTTCTGATCAAGCAAGAAAGGAAATGCGCCAAGCATGTTTTGATTACTTGAGTCTTGGAGGGGTCTGCTCGAGGGGACCCGTGGCTTTGCTTTCTGGCCTGAATCCCCGCCCATTGAGCTTGGTAATCCATTTCTTCGCTGTTGCTATGTATGGTGTTGGTCGTTTGCTAGTACCATTCCCTTCAGTAAGTCGACTGTGGATGGGCGTCAGATTAATTTTG GGAGCTTCAAGTATCATCTTGCCCATCATAAAGGCAGAAGGCGTTAGGCAAATGTTCTTCCCTGCTACTGTTCCGGCATACTATCGAGCTGCTCCGGCCAAATGA
- the LOC142530817 gene encoding squalene monooxygenase SE1-like isoform X2: MDEYIVGTVSAFTMGVVLFYVLRRKTVESLRKRDRESATVDNGYEIRSEQMNGERSPDEGSDPDVIVVGAGVAGAALAYTLGKDGRHVRVIERDLSEQDRIVGELLQPGGYLKLIELGLEDVAGRSFHNGRFVQRMREKATTLPNVQLEQGTVTSLLEENGTIKGVQYKTKAGQELNAYAPLTIVCDGCFSNLRRSLCDPKVDIPSCFVGLVLENCQLPCPNHGHVILADPSPVLFYPISSTEIRCLVDIPGKKLPSLASGKMAEYLKTVIAPQVPSELHDAFISAVDKGNIKTMPNRSMPAAPYPAKGALLMGDAFNMRHPLTGGGMTVALSDIVVLQNLLRPLRDLKDADSLCKYLESFYTLRKPVASTINTLAGALHKVFCASSDQARKEMRQACFDYLSLGGVCSRGPVALLSGLNPRPLSLVIHFFAVAMYGVGRLLVPFPSVSRLWMGVRLILGASSIILPIIKAEGVRQMFFPATVPAYYRAAPAK; this comes from the exons ATGGATGAGTACATTGTGGGAACTGTCTCTGCTTTTACGATGGGAGTGGTTCTTTTCTACGTTTTGCGAAGAAAGACCGTGGAATCTTTGCGGAAGAGGGACCGTGAAAGTGCAACTGTGGACAATGGGTACGAGATTCGGAGTGAGCAGATGAACGGGGAACGCAGCCCAGATGAAGGGTCCGACCCGGATGTTATTGTAGTGGGTGCTGGAGTTGCCGGAGCTGCTCTGGCTTATACACTTGGGAAG GATGGACGACATGTACGTGTCATTGAAAGAGATTTATCAGAGCAGGATAGAATCGTTGGTGAGCTCCTACAGCCAGGGGGATACCTCAAACTGATCGAGTTGGGCCTTGAAG ATGTTGCTGGAAGAAGTTTTCACAATGGACGATTTGTTCAGAGGATGAGAGAGAAGGCAACTACTCTTCCCAA TGTACAACTAGAGCAAGGTACTGTAACATCTTTGCTCGAGGAGAACGGAACTATAAAAGGCGTGCAATACAAAACTAAAGCCGGCCAAGAGCTTAATGCTTATGCTCCTCTTACAATTGTTTGCGATGGATGCTTCTCTAATTTGAGACGTTCACTTTGCGACCCAAAG GTGGATATTCCTTCATGTTTTGTTGGTTTGGTATTGGAGAACTGTCAACTCCCATGTCCAAATCATGGGCATGTTATTTTAGCCGATCCCTCTCCAGTCTTGTTTTATCCAATTAGTAGCACCGAAATTCGCTGCTTGGTTGATATACCCGGTAAAAAACTCCCTTCTCTTGCTAGTGGGAAAATGGCAGAGTATTTGAAAACAGTAATAGCTCCTCAG GTTCCATCAGAGCTTCATGATGCGTTCATATCTGCGGTTGATAAAGGAAATATAAAAACAATGCCGAACAGAAGCATGCCAGCAGCTCCTTATCCTGCTAAGGGGGCTCTATTGATGGGCGATGCTTTCAATATGCGCCATCCTTTGACAGGTGGAGGAATGACTGTGGCATTGTCTGACATTGTCGTATTACAAAATCTTCTTAGGCCCTTGCGTGACTTGAAGGATGCCGATTCATTGTGTAAATATCTCGAGTCATTCTACACTCTACGTAAG CCAGTGGCATCAACTATTAACACATTGGCTGGGGCCTTGCACAAAGTGTTCTGTGCCTCTTCTGATCAAGCAAGAAAGGAAATGCGCCAAGCATGTTTTGATTACTTGAGTCTTGGAGGGGTCTGCTCGAGGGGACCCGTGGCTTTGCTTTCTGGCCTGAATCCCCGCCCATTGAGCTTGGTAATCCATTTCTTCGCTGTTGCTATGTATGGTGTTGGTCGTTTGCTAGTACCATTCCCTTCAGTAAGTCGACTGTGGATGGGCGTCAGATTAATTTTG GGAGCTTCAAGTATCATCTTGCCCATCATAAAGGCAGAAGGCGTTAGGCAAATGTTCTTCCCTGCTACTGTTCCGGCATACTATCGAGCTGCTCCGGCCAAATGA